One stretch of Campylobacter sp. CCS1377 DNA includes these proteins:
- the zupT gene encoding zinc transporter ZupT translates to MEFTLDQILVAMALTILAGLSTAIGSVIAFFSKNDNLRILSFGLGFSAGVMIYISFMEILPSSFVDFKKYYNSSYGELLALLCFFGGIFLSAIIDKFIPEDVNPHEPKEDLSELKICPLPKKNEKAPTFHAGEPLKKINVKALKRTGIFTALAIAIHNFPEGFATFISSLDNLSFGIAIAVAVAIHNIPEGMAVSLPIYHATNDKKKAFIYSALSGVAEPIGAFVGAFLILPIMNELTLAITFAVVAGIMVFISFDELLPAAKTYDKAHDSLYGLVLGMAVMAVSLILLNP, encoded by the coding sequence ATGGAATTTACATTAGATCAAATTTTAGTAGCGATGGCTTTGACCATCTTAGCCGGACTTTCAACAGCTATTGGTTCTGTGATAGCATTTTTTAGCAAAAATGATAATCTTAGAATCCTTTCTTTTGGACTTGGTTTTTCTGCTGGGGTGATGATATATATTTCTTTCATGGAAATTTTACCTTCATCTTTTGTAGATTTTAAGAAATATTATAATTCAAGTTATGGGGAACTTTTGGCACTTTTGTGCTTTTTTGGTGGGATTTTCTTATCGGCTATCATTGACAAATTCATCCCTGAAGATGTCAATCCGCACGAGCCAAAAGAGGATTTAAGCGAGCTTAAAATTTGTCCTTTGCCTAAGAAAAATGAAAAAGCACCAACTTTTCACGCAGGCGAACCTTTAAAAAAAATTAATGTAAAAGCTTTAAAAAGAACAGGAATTTTTACCGCACTTGCTATTGCTATACATAATTTTCCAGAAGGTTTTGCAACTTTTATTTCAAGTCTTGATAATCTAAGTTTTGGCATAGCCATTGCCGTAGCAGTAGCGATACATAATATCCCTGAAGGAATGGCGGTTTCTTTACCAATCTATCATGCTACAAATGATAAGAAAAAAGCTTTTATCTACTCGGCACTTTCTGGTGTGGCTGAACCTATAGGAGCGTTTGTAGGGGCGTTTTTAATCTTGCCTATTATGAATGAGCTTACCTTGGCTATCACTTTTGCTGTAGTGGCTGGGATTATGGTGTTTATTTCTTTTGATGAGTTGTTACCTGCTGCGAAAACTTATGATAAAGCCCACGATAGCCTTTATGGACTTGTTTTAGGAATGGCGGTGATGGCGGTGAGTTTGATTTTGTTAAATCCTTGA